A segment of the Brevibacterium zhoupengii genome:
AACGTCCGGACAGCACCACCGGCGGCAGGTAGAAGACTCGTGTCACGACGAAGGAGAAGATCACGCCGGTGATGATGTGCATCAGCGACACGGAGTCCCAGAGCATCACCCAGAGGACGACGAGGAAGAACACCAGCACCAGCTGCTGGACGAAGCTGCGGCCCTTCGACATCCGGGGTCGTCTGGCGTTCACTGGTCATCACCGCCCAGTACTTTCGTCGCATAGCTCAGCGGAGACTGCAGGTTCTGCGCGGCACGGTCGGACAGATCCCACAATGGAGCGGCGAAGACGGTGAGGACGATCGAGGCGATCACCACGACCGTGGTGGCTGCGAACATCGATCCCGGGACGCCGATCTGAGATTTCCAGGGCTTGCCAGCGAGCTTGGCCTTCTTGCGTTCGGCGAACTCTGCCACGAGCTCTTCGCTCGGCTCCTCCGCATCCGCGGGGTCGCGCCAGAAGGCCAGGTTGAAGGTACGTCCGATGACGTAGAGGGTGAGCAGGCTGGTCACGGTGCCGGCGACGATGAGGGAGACTGCGAGCCAGTCGTGATCGGCGAAGCCAGCGGCGAAGAGGGCGACCTTGCCGATGAACCCGGAGAACGGCGGGATGCCGGAGAGGTTGAGTGCCGGGATGAAGAAGATGATCGACAGTGCTGGTGAGAGCACCATGAGTCCGCCGAGTGATCTCGTCGACGTCGACCCGCCGCGCATTTCCACCATGCCTATGGCCAGGAACAGAGCAGTCTGGACGATGATGTGGTGGACCGTGTAGTAGATCGCGGCGGAGAGTCCGACAGTCGTTCCCAAAGCCACACCGAAGAGCATGTAGCCGATGTGGGAGACGAGGGTGAAGGACACGATCCTCTTGATCTCCGACTGGGCGATCGCGCCTAAGATTCCGATCACCATCGTCAATGCCGCGGCTATCAGCAGCGGCACCCGCAGGGAGGATTCGGCGAACAGGAGCGTCTCGGTGCGGATGATCGCATAGATGCCGACCTTCGTCAGCAGGCCTGCGAACACGGCCGTCACCGGCGCCGGAGCAGTCGGATAGGAGTCGGGCAGCCAGAAGGACAGAGGGAAGATCGCGGCCTTGATGCCGAAGCCGATGAGCAGGAGGACATGCAGGATCATCTGCACATCTGGGGGCAGGTCGCTCAGCCGCTCGGACAGCTGCGCCATGTTCACGGTTCCGGTGGCCGAGTAGATGACGCCGATCGCCGCCAGGAAGATGACCGAGGACACGAGCGAGACGACGACGTAGGTCACGCCCGCCCGGATCCGCTCGGCTGTGGCTCCCAGCGTCAGCAGCACATAGGACGCGAGGAGGAACATCTCGAAGCCGACGTAGAGGTTGAACAGGTCTCCGGCGAGGAAGGCGTTGGCGACACCCGCGCACAGCACCAGATAACTGGGGTTGAACACGGAGATCGGGGTCTCGTTCGAATCGTCGTTGGCGTCCTGGCTGAGTGCGTAGATGAGCACGCACAGGGTGACCAGGGAGGAGACGACGAGCATGAGCGAGGAGAGCCTGTCGGCGACGAGCACGATCCCCGCCGGCGGTTCCCAGCCGCCGATCGCCACGACCTGCGGACCGTGGGCATCGACACCGAAGAGCATGATGAGCGAGATGACCATGACCGCGCTGAGGATCAGGATCGACACGATGTTCTGGGCCCGCGAGTGCTTCGACAGCACCAGCGCCAGGCCGGCGCCGATGAGCGGCAGGAGAACGGGCAGCGGCACGAGCACGGGGAGGAGATCTGTCATTTCTTCTCCTCCGTCTCGGTTCCGTTCGAACCGTCGTCATTCTTGGTCGCCGAGGTGGTCCCGGCCCTACCCGTGACCGAGCTGTTTCCGTCCGCACCGGTGCTGTCGGTCTCGGGTTCTCGTTCGTGGGGCTTGCCGTCATCGTCGAGATCGATGGCACCGGTGATGGGGCTCTCGGCCTCGTCACCGAACTCTGTGTCGTCGTAGTCCGTGCTCGCCTCCGCCTCGGAGTCGATCATCTTCGTGATCGCCACCTGCAGGTCGGCGGTGTCGTCCTGCAGCGAATCGGCTCGCACCAGTCTCCAGGAGCGGTAGATCATGGCCAGCAGGAAGGCTGTGACCGCGAAGGTGATGACGATGGCGGTGAGGATGAGCGCCTGCGGCAGCGGATCGGACATGCTCGCCGTGGACAGGTTCTCTCCATCGGTCAGCGGTGGCGTTCCCTTTCCTGCGGTGAGGATGATGAGGAGGTTGACGCCGTTGCCCAGCAGAATGAATCCCAACAGCACGCGGGTCAGCGACCGCTCGAGCATGAGGTAGATGCCGCAGGCGAAGAGGAATCCCATCGCCAGCACCATGATGAAGGGCAGAGTCATAGTCGTCCCCCTTCCGCGCCGTTGTCCACGTCGAGGTGGTTGACACGGTCGAGGATCGAGGAGACTGCATCGTGTTCGGCCTCGGCGCTGAAGTTCTCCGAGAGTTTGTATGACTGGTTGAGTCGGTTGGTCAGGACCATCTCATCGCGTTCCTGGTGCAGGTCCACCTCGGCGCCCAAGGATTTGAGGATGTCGAGCATGAGGCCGACGACGATGAGGTAGACGCCGATGTCGAAGAACGTGGAGGTCCCGAAGGACAGGTGCCCGAGCACTGGAATGTCACCTTCGAGGTAGACGGACTTGAACACCGTGTCGCCCCAGATCCAACCGCCGACACCGGTGAGTACGGCCATGATCATTCCGGTTCCCAGCAGGCCTGAGGGGGTGAAGCGGGCCGCCTCGGCGAGTTCGAATTTGCCGCCGGCGAGGTAGCGCACGACCAGTGCCAGACCAGCCACGAGACCACCGGCGAAGCCGCCGCCGGGCTCGTTGTGGCCGGCGAAGAGGAGGTAGAGGGAGAAGATGAGGACCGCGTGGAAGATCAGACGGGCGGTGACTTCGAGGATGATGGACCGGTTGCGTGGGGCCAGTGTGCGTCCGGCGATGAGCCAGGAGACTCGGCGCTGGGTCACGTCCTCGTGCTCGGGATCGTGGTAGTGGAAGTCGCCGATCTCCTCGGCCACTGGCTGGAAGCGCACGCGCCCCTGTCCTTCGGTGCCGTCCCTGCGGGAGACGAAGCGGTGGAGGTGTCCTTCACGGCCACGGACGAAGATCAGTCCGGCGACGCCGGTGCCGGCGGCAACGAGGACCGAGATCTCACCGAGGGTGTCCCAGACGCGGATGTCGACGAGAGTCACGTTGACGATGTTCTTGCCGTGGCCGAGTTCGTAGGCGAGCTGGCCGAAGTCGACGGAGACCGGGTCGCTGATGCGCACTCCCGCGGCGATGAGCACGACCACCATCATGGTTATGCCGACGGCTGCGCCGATGATGGCACGCCAGGCCGGGGTGAAGCGTCCGGTGCTCTGCCCGATCCGAGCCGGGAGTCGGCGCAGGACGAGCACGAAGACGACGATGGTGATCGTCTCGACGAGAACCTGAGTCAGGGCCAGATCCGGGGCGCCGACGAAGGCGAAGTAGGCGACCATCGCATAGCCCGAGATTCCGGTGACGACGACGGCAGTGAAGCGTTTCTTGGCCCGGGTCGCAGCCACGGCGACGACGATGAGGACTGTGGCGACGATGAAGTCGAGCGGGGTGTCGAAGAGTTTGAAGCCGATGTTCCACGTGTCGTTCGAAATCACCGCGAGTCCGACACCAGCGACGAGGACGAGGTAGATCACACTCTGGTAGAACGGCAGCGAGCCTCGCTGGGTCCGGGAGGTGACCCACAGAGCCAGCGTCTCCATCGAGCTGATCATCTTGCGGTAGAGGTCGTGGAAATCGAGGCCAGAGGGCAACGTCGATTGGACCTTGGCGAAGGAGTCACGGACGAAGAAGAGACCGAGGCCCACTGCGATAGTCACGGCAGACAGTGCCAGGGCCGGCTCCAGCCCGTGCCACAGAGCCAAGTGGTAGTTGCCGTCGCCGGGGTCGATGACCGGCAGCGTTGAGGTCCAAGCTCCGAAGTAGCCGTCGATGAGTCCGACTGCCGGGCCGAGTGCGACGGTGAGGACGGTGAGCATGACCGGGGAGATGATCAGTGTGATCTTCTCGTCGCGTCGAGCGATGTCGTCGACGCCTTCCTTGCTCGAGAACGCACCCCAGACGAAGCGGGCCGAATAGGCCACGGTGAGCATCGAACCGATCATCACGCCGATCAGGGCGATGATCGATGCCTTGTCACCCGAAGCGAGCAGGGTCGAATAGACCGCTTCCTTGGCTGCGAAGCCCAACAGCGGCGGCAGACCCGACATCGAGGCTGCGGCGATCGTGGCGCAGACGGCCACGACCGGGAAGGCCTTCCAGCCTCCGGAGAGCTTCGTCAGGTCACGCGTGCCGGCGCGATGATCGATGATGCCCACGCACAGGAACAGACAGGCCTTGAACAGCGCGTGTGCGATGAGCATGGCTAGGGCGGCCTTGGTGATGTCGGGGGTGCCGAACGAGGCCAAGGTCGTGAGGAATCCGAGCTGGGAGACCGTCCCGAAGGCGAGCAGGAGTTTGAGGTCGGTCTGTTTCAGCGACTGCCAACCGCCGATGAACATCGTGAGCAGACCCAGCGTGAGCAGGGTCTCCGACCAGCCAGGCAGAGAGTGGTAGCCCGGGGCCAGACGCAGGACGAGGTAGATTCCGGCTTTGACCATCGCTGCCGCGTGCAGGTAGGCGCTGACCGGGGTCGGTGCGGCCATGGCGCCGGGGAGCCAGAAGTGGAAGGGAATCAGCGCGGACTTCGACACGGCACCGACGAGGATGAGGATTACGGCCGAGACGATGACCGGCCCGGTGTCCATGCCTTCGCTCGCGCGCTCCATGAGGGTGGAGATCTGGCCCGTTCCGGTCGTGGCCATCAGCAGGATCATGCCCACGAGCATGGCCAGTCCGCCGGCTGTGGTGACGATGAGGGCCTGCAGAGCAGCCTGGCGGGAACGGCGGCGGGACTGGCTGTGGCCGATGAGCAGGTAGGAGAAGACGGTGGTGCCTTCCCAGAACAGGTAGAGCATGAGGAGCTCATCGGCGAGGACGAGTCCGTACATCATTCCGGCGAAGGCCATGAAGACCGCGGCGAACCTGGCCAATCCCGGCTCATCGGGCGGGAAGTAGCGGGCGCAGTAGATGAATACGAGGGCCCCGACGCCGGTGACCAGGAGGCTCATGATCCAGGAGAGCTCATCGAGGCGGAAGATGCCGTCGAGGCCGAGTGCCGGCAGCCAGCCCATGCTCTCGACCCAGGGTGCCCCTGCGGCTCCGAAGATGTCGGGGACTTTGGCCAGGCTGAGGATCAGACCGGCAAGCGGCACCAAGGCAAGGAGGAAGAACCCGTTGCGACCGAGGCGCTTGACCAGTGGGAACGCAATGACAGCAGCCCCGAAAAAGGCTCCTGTCATGAATATCACCGGCGGACACCTCCGTCATTTATACGATTTGCCAGAATGTAGTGCTCACCAGTATTTTCTCACGACACACCGTGTATCTCCCAATCAGCGGACTGGTAATCGGCAGTCATTCTCAACACGTTCTGCTCGGCTGCCCCATCAAGGCCGCACGCTCACCGCGCGAATTCCGATGGCAGCGGATCGGCGGGCGGGGCAGGCTCTTTTCGCTCGCCGAGGGGACGAATCAGCTGCGAAGCTGGCTGCTGGTGACGAGGAACCCGGTCTCATCCAGGCCAGTCCCGTCACTGCCGATGAGCAGCTCCGCGCCGATGCTGTCGACGAGGCTGGCCACCTGATTGCGCATCCGCCGGAACCGTCGGGTTTGGGCCGGCTGGTATCGCTTCGATTCAGTGTCCATCCAATGCACGTGGTATTCGACCAGCGGCATCTGCAGATGTTTGGCGATGATCGGCGGCACCCAGTCGGCCTCAGACACGCGCACCTCGATGATGCCGGCCGCCTCGCTGATATCTCCGAGCGGGACGAGGAGCGAATAGCCGTCGAGGATCACCGGCGCCGAGGCGTCGAAGAGCGGATCGTCGATCGTGGCCTGGGCGAGGACCGCCTCGTCAGGTGTCGGCAGCGCCTGCTGGAAGGCGTGCGGGGCGTGCTTGCGCACGAGGGAGAGTGCGACCTCGGGCTCGAGCCAGTAGGTCGAATAGAGATAGAGGTCGATCTTCGCTTCGGGGTCGGGCACGAGGACCCGGGTCGGCAGACCAGCCTCGTCCGCCAACCGAACACCCGTGTGCAGGCGTGATGCGACACCCAGGATGAGACTGAGCATCCGCTCTTCTTCCCGGTCGGGCAGGCCTGAGGGGAATGCTGTGTTGAGCCCGTCGGCGTCGCTGAACCAGTCCGGCGGCGGAACCGGCTCACGGTCTCGGGGGCAGTCGATGACGACCGCATGGTGGGCCCAATCGGGCAGTTCGAGCGCAGCGATCGTGGCCGCGTCGAGGTCGACCCCCTCGCTCAGGCGCGAGTGTCGGCTCAGTTTCAGCTGACCATTGGCGTCCAAGCGGGGCGTGATGTCGGGAAGCCTGTTGTGCACGAGTGCGAGCACATCGGAGACCTCGACCCCTTCGTCGAGGAGAAGCAGATGGAATCCACGCAGGTCTGCCGAGACGTCGGTATCGACGCCTGTGTCACTGACACGCTCGGCGGCCTGACGCCGCATCCGCAGCTCTCGGCGTGTGGTCACATGTCCCTCCGGTAGAAGTTGAGATGCGAACGGGAGGCCGTCGGACCCTGCTGGCCCTGATAGCGATTGCCGGTGGACTGCGAACCGTAGGGGTTGAGCGCAGCCGAGCTGAGGCGGAAGAAACAGAGCTGGCCGATCTTCATTCCCGGCCACAGCGTGATGGGCAGGGTGGCGACATTCGAGAGCTCAAGCGTTACGTGACCGGTGAATCCAGGATCGATGAAGCCGGCCGTGGAGTGGGTCAGCAGTCCGAGACGTCCCAGCGATGACTTACCCTCCAGCCGGGCTGCCACATCATCAGGCAGGGTGACGAGTTCGTGGGTGGAGGCCAGCACGAATTCGCCGGGGTGCAGCACGAAGGGCTCCCCCGGTGCTGCCTCGATGAAACGGGTGAGCTCGGGCTGATCGAGGCTCGGATCGATGACTGGGTACTTGTGGTTGTCGAAGAGACGGAAATAGCGATCCAGGCACACATCGACGCTGGCGGGCTGAATCAGAGACGGGTCATAGGGGTCGAGGGCGATGCGTCCGGAGTCGAGCTCGGCGCGGATGTCGCGATCGGAAAGGAGAGTCACGTATCACATGGTAGTCGCCCTGGACTCTGGAGTGCAGTGAGCTGGGCTTATACGGGGGCGAAAAATGTCACAGCAGCTCCGACACGCCGTACTTATGTAACGACTCGATAACGATAACCGCAGTTTTTGCTGGTTTTCTCCCGTGTGTCTCCCCATAGGCATTGGTGAATGCTTTAGAGTTAGGAGCTGTACGAACCCGCGCACGATGGTGCCTTCCTCTTCTTAAGCCAAGGAATGCCGGGAGTCCATCGTCTTTCGTGGGTTGACAACAAACGAAAGGCATTACTGTGAAGACCTCGCGTCTTGTGCTTGCCCCCGCAGTAGCCGTTGCATTGACAGGTCTTGCTGGCGCTCCCGCGTTCGCAGCGACAGAGTCCGCTCCGGTGCCGGCAGGCCCGCTCTGTGCGTATGATGACGCACAGCAGTCAACTGACCCCGATTCCAAGGTTCCCGACAGCTCAGACCCGCAGGCGACACTGTCCGCGGCACAGGTCACCCGAGCTGATATTGCCGACCGCAAGAAGGGCATCGGATTCTCCGGCACGGGATTCACTCCCGACGACAAGGCGACCGTCACGGTCGTCGGCACCGATGGGTCCAAGTACTCACCAGAGACCAAGCTGACCGTCGACGAGAAGGGAAAGGTGTCCGGCACCTACTTCTTCTCGGTCACGGACAACGCCAAGGTTCCGACCGGCAACTACTCTCTCTACCTCACCGATGAGAAGACCGAGAAGGACTCCTCGAAGGTCACCTTCGAGGTCGTCGGCTCTGCCAAGGACCTCGACGAGGATGCCAAGGCACCCGATTGCACCCCGGCAACCGGCCCGGCCTCGGACCCGTCCGAGACCGACGAACCCAGCGAATCCGCTGCGCCGACTCCGTCTGAGACGAAGACTGAGGAGCCGAGCAAGACTGCCGAGCCGACTCCCACTGAGTCCAAGTCGGAAGAGCCCAGCGAAAAGCCGACTGAGACCAAGGAAGCTCGGAAGCCCGCTGCTCCCAAGCCCACTGAAACTGAGACGAAATCTCCTGAGCCGACTGAGTCCGCAAGCGAGACGTCGGAGCCGACCGAGACGGAGTCAGAGGCTCCAGCGACAGACGACACCGATTCTGCGGAGCCAGAGGCCCCCGCAGCTGACGATGCCGACGATGAGTCCGAGGCCCCGCAGGCAGGTCCGTCGGAGACGACAGCTCCAGCCAGCCCGGGCACCGATGACGGCGAGAAGAAGGCCGCGGCCAACGCGACCCAGGCACTCATCATCGATCCGACCGAGATCAGCTCCGAGGACTTCCTCAACGAGGGCATCAAGCTCGGCATCACCGGTGCACAGCCTGGCGAGAAGATCACGATCACTGTCGAGCACGCTCAGGGCAAGGTCGATCGCTACACCATGACGAAGGAAGCCGACTCTGAAGGCAAGGCGACCTTCGGCGTGCAGGCGAAGGTCAAGGCCGTGCTGGGCACGTACAACGTCACAGCTCAGGCAGACAGCTTCGACAAGCCACAGGGCGGCAGCTTCACCGTCGTCACCAACGGCACCTCCGTCGATGAGGGCGGAGAGAACGGCAACGACAGCGGCAGCGACCTGCCTCGCACAGGTGCAGAGATGACCGGGCTCGCGCTCGGCGTCGGCCTCCTCGTTGTGGGTGCCGCGGCCGTCGTCATCACCCGTCGGCGGATGACCGCCTCCGACGATCCTGCGGAGTTCTAAGATCCGTTGAACGATGAATTGTCCCTAGCGGGGCTGCACCTCGGCGGACACCAGATCGATCTCGGTCGTCTCCGAGCAGGGACAATACTCGGTCTCATGGGCAGCACGGACAGCACCACTGAGGTGGTGCTGTCCGTTGCTGCGCGCTCTGACGTCGCGCCTGCGCCACAGTTTCCAACCGGAATCCGATCGGGTCTCACGCGTGTGCGCAAGTGGGTCAAGTCATATCTTCGCGAAGCCAATGCCGGATCTGGGGAGGCGGCATTGGCACAAGCGTGTACGGAATTCGGGCTTCGACCCGATGTGCTGAGACGTCGATTCGGCGAACTCGATGTCAGCGACAAGGCAAAACTTTGCCTAGTCGCGGCGTGGTCGACTGGAGCGACGTGGTTGACCTTCATCGACCCCTTCGCCTCCGTTCCGGGCCATGTGCGCGCAGGTCTGCGCGGCCGCTTGGCCGATCTGGCTGCCGCACACGGCCGCGGAATCGTCTTCTCCTCGAATACGCTGACCGACTTCACCGTCGCCGAGGCGGGGGTGGCCGACATCGAAAAGGGCGAGCTCGTCGCGTTCGGCACTCTGGAGCAGGTCGTCACGGAGCCCAGGGGTTCCCTGCCTGCCGAACTCAGCGGAGTCAACGTCTATTCCGGGCTGGCGCGGAAGGGGTGGCTGTCGATCGGCCACTCTGCGGTGAAGGCTCGGACCGAACTCGATGGGAAGGTCTTCGTCACCCTCGGGTGGCGCAGTGCCCTCCTGTCACTGGACAAACACGACCCGGCGTTCACCTCGGCGACGGTGTTCGAAGCCATCGTCATCGGACTCCGCGATCGCGGATCCTGTCTGCAGGCGAAGCTGTCGCCGGTGGACACGGAGATGGGGCTCGCACTCGACGTGGACCTGGCCGATCTGGCCGGGGTTCGCCGCGCTCAGCCCGTCGGTACTGACATCGATTCTGATCGGTCCGGCTCGGTGGGCGGGTTCGGAGTGCTTCATCCCGGCCTCGGCCAGTCGATCGCAGAGTTGCGTGCCAACGTCAAGGTCGGCACCCATGTCTTCGTCGAGGTCGACACCTCGGCGCTGCACGCCTACTCAGTGGAATGATGCACGCCGGCGCACGTCCGGTCACTGCTGCCCGCGTGTCCTCGCCGGTCATGGAGCTTCGCGGCGGCTGATTGGCATTAAACTGAAATTCCCTCATTCCCCACCGATTCAGGAGAGCAATGCGAACTTCGCGCAAGCTTCTGATTTCGGCGCTCCTGGTCATCGTCCTCACCGTGGCCGCAGTTCCGCTCCTCAACCTCACCGTCTACACTCCTGCTCGCGCCGCAGAGGCCTATATTTCGGCGATCGAGGACGCCGACGCCGAGCGGGCGTTCTCCTACCTCTCCTCCCCCACCCCGTCCTCGACTCTGGCACTCAACCATGATGTGCTCTCAGCCGCCCCCGACCTGCCGCGCGATCCTGAGGCGACGACCGTGTCGATGGACGGCGACCAGGCGAAGGTCTCGCTGAGCTATGTCCTGTCCTCGCAGACGCAGACCGTGGATCTGTCCATGGTCAAGCTGCCGGCGAGGGCCGGGCTGTTCGATCGTTGGGCGATCAAGCAGAAGGATTGGCCCACGCTTGACCTGCAGGTCGAGGGGTCGTCAACGGCCACAGTCAACGGCTATGGAGTCTCCGCCGGGACTGTTCCCGTGCTGTTCCCAGCCACCTATCTCGTCGGCTTCGATGCGACCTATCTGAAGTCGAAGCCCGAACGCGCCGAGGTGATCGCTCCGACCGATACCGCCGAGATCGCGATGTCGCCCGAGCCCACGGCAAAGCTGGAGCAGGCTGTCGACGAGCAGATCACCGAGCATCTGCAGAAGTGTGTGAAGTCGAAGACCCTCTATCCCTCGGGATGCGTGTTCGGCTACGACACGGACAATGAGATCCTCGGCGACGTGAAGTGGTCGCTGGCACGCGACCCGCAGGTCAGCCTGACCGCCTCGGGCAACGATCTCGAGCTCACTCCGTCCACGGTCGAGGTGCGCATCCAGGGCCGCTACCGCGATATCGTCACGGCCGCCGAACACGACTTCGACGAGACGCTCTCCTTCGTCATGGGCGGCTCCGTCGTCGTCAAGTCCTCTCAGGTCAGCTTCGATCCGCGCCGCCTCGGAGACATCTCCGTGAAGTAGCGGCTCCGGGCAGTAGCCGCTCCAGGCGGGTCCGTCTGAGTCTTCAGGTGGACCCGCCTGAGCCTTCAGTCGTGCTTGTCTGAGTCTTCAGGCGCCGCGGAGGTCGAGGGTCAGTTCGGCCGGTGCCGTGGCGACGAGGTCGACCGGGATGCCCCAGTCCTGTTGGTAGAGGTGGCACGCAGCGTGCAGCGGGATCTCTCCGCCTGGCTCTCCATCGCAGGCGGCCGCTCGTGCGGTCACGTGCAGGACTCCCGATTCGAGTTCGGGGTTGATGACGATGTCTCGGGTCAGCCCCTCGGCCCCGCCGCTACCGGAGACGATGAGCTCCGGCGGTGTCGACGAGACCTGCAGGTAGGTGGGGTCACCCCACCGGTCGTCGAGCTTCTGACCGGCAGGA
Coding sequences within it:
- a CDS encoding Na(+)/H(+) antiporter subunit C, producing the protein MTLPFIMVLAMGFLFACGIYLMLERSLTRVLLGFILLGNGVNLLIILTAGKGTPPLTDGENLSTASMSDPLPQALILTAIVITFAVTAFLLAMIYRSWRLVRADSLQDDTADLQVAITKMIDSEAEASTDYDDTEFGDEAESPITGAIDLDDDGKPHEREPETDSTGADGNSSVTGRAGTTSATKNDDGSNGTETEEKK
- a CDS encoding LPXTG cell wall anchor domain-containing protein: MKTSRLVLAPAVAVALTGLAGAPAFAATESAPVPAGPLCAYDDAQQSTDPDSKVPDSSDPQATLSAAQVTRADIADRKKGIGFSGTGFTPDDKATVTVVGTDGSKYSPETKLTVDEKGKVSGTYFFSVTDNAKVPTGNYSLYLTDEKTEKDSSKVTFEVVGSAKDLDEDAKAPDCTPATGPASDPSETDEPSESAAPTPSETKTEEPSKTAEPTPTESKSEEPSEKPTETKEARKPAAPKPTETETKSPEPTESASETSEPTETESEAPATDDTDSAEPEAPAADDADDESEAPQAGPSETTAPASPGTDDGEKKAAANATQALIIDPTEISSEDFLNEGIKLGITGAQPGEKITITVEHAQGKVDRYTMTKEADSEGKATFGVQAKVKAVLGTYNVTAQADSFDKPQGGSFTVVTNGTSVDEGGENGNDSGSDLPRTGAEMTGLALGVGLLVVGAAAVVITRRRMTASDDPAEF
- the dcd gene encoding dCTP deaminase, with the translated sequence MTLLSDRDIRAELDSGRIALDPYDPSLIQPASVDVCLDRYFRLFDNHKYPVIDPSLDQPELTRFIEAAPGEPFVLHPGEFVLASTHELVTLPDDVAARLEGKSSLGRLGLLTHSTAGFIDPGFTGHVTLELSNVATLPITLWPGMKIGQLCFFRLSSAALNPYGSQSTGNRYQGQQGPTASRSHLNFYRRDM
- a CDS encoding Na+/H+ antiporter subunit A, with the protein product MTGAFFGAAVIAFPLVKRLGRNGFFLLALVPLAGLILSLAKVPDIFGAAGAPWVESMGWLPALGLDGIFRLDELSWIMSLLVTGVGALVFIYCARYFPPDEPGLARFAAVFMAFAGMMYGLVLADELLMLYLFWEGTTVFSYLLIGHSQSRRRSRQAALQALIVTTAGGLAMLVGMILLMATTGTGQISTLMERASEGMDTGPVIVSAVILILVGAVSKSALIPFHFWLPGAMAAPTPVSAYLHAAAMVKAGIYLVLRLAPGYHSLPGWSETLLTLGLLTMFIGGWQSLKQTDLKLLLAFGTVSQLGFLTTLASFGTPDITKAALAMLIAHALFKACLFLCVGIIDHRAGTRDLTKLSGGWKAFPVVAVCATIAAASMSGLPPLLGFAAKEAVYSTLLASGDKASIIALIGVMIGSMLTVAYSARFVWGAFSSKEGVDDIARRDEKITLIISPVMLTVLTVALGPAVGLIDGYFGAWTSTLPVIDPGDGNYHLALWHGLEPALALSAVTIAVGLGLFFVRDSFAKVQSTLPSGLDFHDLYRKMISSMETLALWVTSRTQRGSLPFYQSVIYLVLVAGVGLAVISNDTWNIGFKLFDTPLDFIVATVLIVVAVAATRAKKRFTAVVVTGISGYAMVAYFAFVGAPDLALTQVLVETITIVVFVLVLRRLPARIGQSTGRFTPAWRAIIGAAVGITMMVVVLIAAGVRISDPVSVDFGQLAYELGHGKNIVNVTLVDIRVWDTLGEISVLVAAGTGVAGLIFVRGREGHLHRFVSRRDGTEGQGRVRFQPVAEEIGDFHYHDPEHEDVTQRRVSWLIAGRTLAPRNRSIILEVTARLIFHAVLIFSLYLLFAGHNEPGGGFAGGLVAGLALVVRYLAGGKFELAEAARFTPSGLLGTGMIMAVLTGVGGWIWGDTVFKSVYLEGDIPVLGHLSFGTSTFFDIGVYLIVVGLMLDILKSLGAEVDLHQERDEMVLTNRLNQSYKLSENFSAEAEHDAVSSILDRVNHLDVDNGAEGGRL
- a CDS encoding Na+/H+ antiporter subunit D, whose amino-acid sequence is MTDLLPVLVPLPVLLPLIGAGLALVLSKHSRAQNIVSILILSAVMVISLIMLFGVDAHGPQVVAIGGWEPPAGIVLVADRLSSLMLVVSSLVTLCVLIYALSQDANDDSNETPISVFNPSYLVLCAGVANAFLAGDLFNLYVGFEMFLLASYVLLTLGATAERIRAGVTYVVVSLVSSVIFLAAIGVIYSATGTVNMAQLSERLSDLPPDVQMILHVLLLIGFGIKAAIFPLSFWLPDSYPTAPAPVTAVFAGLLTKVGIYAIIRTETLLFAESSLRVPLLIAAALTMVIGILGAIAQSEIKRIVSFTLVSHIGYMLFGVALGTTVGLSAAIYYTVHHIIVQTALFLAIGMVEMRGGSTSTRSLGGLMVLSPALSIIFFIPALNLSGIPPFSGFIGKVALFAAGFADHDWLAVSLIVAGTVTSLLTLYVIGRTFNLAFWRDPADAEEPSEELVAEFAERKKAKLAGKPWKSQIGVPGSMFAATTVVVIASIVLTVFAAPLWDLSDRAAQNLQSPLSYATKVLGGDDQ
- a CDS encoding ABC transporter; translation: MGSTDSTTEVVLSVAARSDVAPAPQFPTGIRSGLTRVRKWVKSYLREANAGSGEAALAQACTEFGLRPDVLRRRFGELDVSDKAKLCLVAAWSTGATWLTFIDPFASVPGHVRAGLRGRLADLAAAHGRGIVFSSNTLTDFTVAEAGVADIEKGELVAFGTLEQVVTEPRGSLPAELSGVNVYSGLARKGWLSIGHSAVKARTELDGKVFVTLGWRSALLSLDKHDPAFTSATVFEAIVIGLRDRGSCLQAKLSPVDTEMGLALDVDLADLAGVRRAQPVGTDIDSDRSGSVGGFGVLHPGLGQSIAELRANVKVGTHVFVEVDTSALHAYSVE